In the Cellulomonas sp. C5510 genome, TGGAAGCCGCGGATCACCCCGGCCTGCCGCAGGGCCCGCACCCGGGCCAGGCACGTGGAGGGCGCGATCCCGGCCGCCGCGGCGAGCGCGTTGTTCGGCATCCGCCCGTCCTGCTGCAGCAGGCGGATCAGCCGCCGGTCCACGGCGTCGAGGCGAAGATCGTTCGGCCGTGTGACCGACGTCGCACCCGGGGTTGCAGGATGTTCGGCCATGGGGGCAGCGTAACGAACCGACACACGCTGTTACCCAGCCGATACACCACGAAGTTCAGTCTGGTGCCCGCGCAGGTCCTCCCCGGCCCTGCGGCAGCCGCACGAGCCCCCGGAGGCGTCGTCATGAGGGTCGGTATCCCCGCCGAGATCAAGAACCACGAGTACCGCGTCGCCATCACCCCCGCCGGGGTGCACCAGCTCGTCGCCCGCGGGCACGAGGTGCTGGTGCAGGCCGGCGCCGGGACCGGATCGGCGATCGCCGACGCGGACTACGCCGCCGTCGGTGCCCGGATCGTGCCCACGGCGGCCGAGCTGTGGGCGTCGTCGGAGCTGGTCTGCAAGGTCAAGGAGCCGATCGCCCCGGAGTACGGCTACCTGCGCCCGGACCTGGTGCTGTTCACGTACCTGCACCTGGCCGCGGACCGCCCCCAGACCGACGCCCTGCTCGCCTCGGGTGTCACGTCCATCGCCTACGAGACGGTCCAGCTGCCCGACGGGTCGCTGCCGCTGCTGGCCCCCATGAGCGAGGTCGCCGGGCGGCTCGCCCCGCAGGTCGGCGCGTACCACCTCATGCGGAGCGGCGGTGGCTCCGGCCGGCTGCTCGGCGGGGTGCCGGGCGTGGCCCCCGCGAAGGTCGTGGTGATCGGCGGTGGCGTGGCCGGGCAGCACGCCGCGGAGGTCGCGCTCGGCATGCGCGCCGACGTCACGGTGCTGGACCTGTCCGTGCCGCGGCTGCGCGAGCTCGACGTGGCGTTCGGGGGGCGCGTGCGCACGCTCGCGTCCTCGGCCCTCGCGGTCCAGGAGGCCGTCGCCGACGCGGACCTCGTGGTCGGCGCCGTGCTCGTCCCCGGGGCGCGGGCGCCGAAGCTCGTCACGGACGACATGGTCGCCGGCATGCGGCCGGGGTCCGTGCTCGTCGACGTCGCCGTGGACCAGGGCGGGTGCTTCGCCTCGACGCGGCCCACCACGCACGACGACCCGACGTTCCCGGTGCACGACGCGGTGTTCTACTGCGTCGCGAACATGCCCGGCGCGGTGCCCGTGACGTCGACGCGGGCCCTCACCAACGCCACGCTGCCGTACCTGACGGCACTGGCCGACCTCGGGTGGCGCGACGCCCTCGCGGCCGACCCGGCGCTGGCCGGGGGCCTGTCGACGCACGCCGGCGAGCTGTACCACGCGGGCGTCGGCGCGGCCCACGGGCTGCCGGTGCGGAGGCAGGCGCTCGTCGGCTGACACCCGCGGCCCGCGCGACGCCCAGGGGGTCGCGCGGGCCCCGGCGTGGCCGGCGCGCGGGCCGACCGCCCGCCCGGGACGACGCCGAAACCCGGTGCGGGCACCGCGTCGTCGCTGGCAGAGTGGCCGGATGGACCCGTTCGAGCTGACCGACGGCGTGGTGCTGCTGCGCACCCCCGGCCCCGAGGACGTCGACCGCATCACCGAGGTCTGCCAGGACCCCGACGTCCAGGAGTGGACGACCGTCCCGAGCCCGTACCGGCGCGAGGACGCCGAGGGCTTCGTCGGCGGGTACGTGGGCGACGGGTGGGCGAAGGGCACGGCGTGCACCTGGGCGGTGCGCGACGCCGTCGACGGCACGCTGGTCGGCATGGTCGGGCTCGTCATGGAGGGCGCGGGCTCCGCCGAGATCGGGTACTGGCTCGCGCCCGACCGCCGGGGGCAGGGCGTCATGTCCCGCGCCGTCGCCCTCGTGGTCGGGGCGGCGTTCGGCCGGCTCGGCCTCGTGCGCCTGTCGTGGCGGGCGTTCGTCGGCAACGGGCCGTCGCGGCGGGTGGCCGAGCGCGCGGGGTTCCGCGTCGAGGGCGAGCTGCGCGGCGGCGGCGTGCAGCGCGGCGTGCGCCGCGACGAGTGGCTCGGCACCCTGCTGCGGGACGACCCGCGCCCCGCCTGAGCCCGTCCGCCGGCAGCACCCGGCCCGGTCCGACACGCCGGTCCGGGTGCCCCCGACACGCCGCCCGGCAGTCATCCGCACCAAGATGAGGGGATGACCTCCCTGCTCGACGCGGACAACCCGTTCGCCGCCCCGTCCTCCCTGCCCTACGGCCTGCCCGACTTCACCCGCATCCGCGCGGAGCACTACCGCCCCGCACTGCTCGCCGGCATGGCGGAGCAGCGGGCCGAGGTCGAGGCGATCGCGTCCTCGTCGGAGCCTCCGACGGTGGAGAACACCCTCGACGCCCTCGAGAGGTCCGGGCGGCTGCTGCACCGCGCCGCCACGGTGTTCTTCAACCAGTCGTCGTCGGACTCCACGCCCGCGCTGGAGGAGCTGGAGGAGGAGGTCGCCCCGCTGCTCGCCGCGCACAGCGACGCGATCCACCTGGACCGCCGCCTCTTCGCCCGGGTGGAGGCGCTGCACGCCGCGCACGAGTCCGGCGAGCTGGACCTCGAGCCCGACACCGCCTGGCTGCTGCACCGCCAGCACACCGCGTTCGTGCGCGCCGGCGTGCGGCTCGACGACGCCGCGCAGGCGCGCCTGCGGGAGCTGAACGCCGAGATCACCCGCCTGGAGACGGTGTTCGGGCGGCTGCTGCTCGCCGACACGAACGCCTCGGCCGTCCTCGTCACCGACGAGGCGGAGCTGGACGGCCTGCCGGAGGACGCCCGCGCGGCCGCCGCCGAGGCCGCCGCCCGCCGGGGCCACGAGGGCGCCTGGCTGATCGACCTGGTGCTGCCGACGCAGCAGCCCGCGCTCGCCCAGCTCCGCGACCGCGGCCTGCGCGAGCGGCTGCACGCGGCGTCGGTGTCCCGCGGCGGTCGCGGCGGCGAGCACGACACCCGCGCCACCCTGCTGGCGCTCGCGCGGCTGCGCGCCGAGCGGGCGCTGCTCCTGGGCTACCCGCACCACGCCGCGTACGTGGCGGAGGACGCCACGGCGAAGACCCCCGAGGCCGTCGCGGAGATGCTCGCGCGCCTGGCGCCGGCCGCCGTGGCCAACGCCCGCGCCGAGGCGGCCGACCTCACCGAGGCCCTCCGGCGCGACGTGCCCGGCGCGACCCTCGAGGCGTGGGACTGGGCGTACTACGCCGAGCAGGTCCGGCAGGAGCGCCGCTCGCTCGACGAGTCCCGGCTGCGCCCGTACCTGGAGCTCGACCGCGTGCTGCACGAGGGCGTGTTCCGGGCGGCGCACGAGCTCTACGGCCTGTCGTTCACCGAGCGCCCCGACTTGACCGGCTACCACCCGGACGTGCGGGTGTTCGAGGTCACGGACGCCGACGGCTCCGGCCTCGGCCTGTTCCTCGGCGACTACTGGACGCGCGACTCCAAGCGCGGCGGGGCGTGGATGAACAACCTCGTCGACCAGTCGACGCTGCTGGGCGAGGCGCCGGTGGTGGTGAACAACCTCAACATCCCGAAGCCGCCCGCCGGCCAGCCGACGCTGCTCACCTGGGACGAGGTCATCACGCTGTTCCACGAGTTCGGGCACGCGCTGCACGGGCTGTTCTCGGCGGTGCGGTACCCGTCGCAGTCGGGCACGGAGGTGCCGCGCGACTTCGTGGAGTACCCGTCGCAGGTCAACGAGATGTGGGCGTGGGAGCCGTCGGTGCTGCGGGCGTACGCGGTGCACCACGAGACCGGTGAGCCGATGCCGCAGGAGTGGGTCGACACGCTCATCGCGGCGCGGCAGGACGGCGAGGGCTTCGCGACGACGGAGTACCTGGCCGCAGCCCTGCTGGACCAGGCGTGGTACCGCCTGGCGCCGCAGGACGTGCCGACGGACGTCGAGCAGGTCGAGGCGTTCGAGGCGGCGGCGCTGGAGGCCGCGGGCGTGGCGTTCGCGCCGGTTCCGCCGCGGTACCGGACCACGTACTTCAACCACGTGTTCGGCGGCGGGTACTCGGCCGGGTACTACTCGTACATCTGGTCCGAGGTGCTGGACGCCGACACGGTGACGTGGTTCGAGGAGAACGGCGGCCTGCGCCGGGAGAACGGCGACACCTTCCGGGCGCGGCTCCTCTCGCGCGGCGGCTCCGTCGACCCGATGCAGGCGTTCGCCGACCTCCGCGGCCGCACCCCCGACATCACCCCCCTCCTCACCCGCCGCGGCCTCACCCCGTCCTGACCCACCCACCCACCCCCACCCCCCGCCCGCCCCCGCCCGGCCGGACCTTCTCGCGAGCTCGGCAGTTCCGCGACGACGTCGGCAGCTCCAGGTGCCGAACTCGCCTCGGACTGCCGAGCTCGCGGGAAGGGGTGCGCGCTGGGGTGAGGGGTGCGGGTGGGGGTGGGGGCGCCGGTACGGTGGGCGGTATGGCCTCCGCACCCGCCTCCCAGCCGCAGGACCCGCACGACACCTCGGTGGCCGAGGGGGAGGTCGTGCGCCTGTGCCAGGACCTCATCCGGATCGACTCGTCGAACTACGGCGACGGCTCCGGGCCGGGGGAGCGGGCGGCGGCCGAGCACGTCATGGCGCTGCTGCACGAGGTCGGCCTGGAACCCGAGCTGTTCGAGTCGGCGCCCGGCCGGGCGAACGTCGTGGTGCGGCTGGAGGGCGAGGACCGGTCCCGGCCGGCACTGGTGCTGCACGGCCACACCGACGTCGTCCCGGCCGAGGCGAAGGACTGGAAGGTCGACCCGTTCGCCGGCGAGGAGTTCGACGGCATGGTGTGGGGCCGCGGCGCCGTCGACATGAAGGGCATGGACGCGATGATCCTGGCGGTCGTCCGCCAGATGGCCCGCGAGGGCCGCCGCCCCGCGCGGGACGTGGTCGTCGCGATGTTCGCCGACGAGGAGGCCGGCGGCCGGTTCGGCGCCCGCTACGCCGTCGACCACCGCCCCGAGCTGTTCGAGGGCGCGACGGAGGCCGTGTCGGAGGTCGGCGGGTTCTCCGTGGACGTGCAGGGCCGGCGGGCGTACCTGCTGCAGACCGCCGAGAAGGGCATCGCGTGGCTGCGCCTGGTCGCGGACGGCACCGCGGGCCACGGCTCGGCGGTCAACCCCGACAACGCGGTCACGGAGCTCGCGGCCGCCGTCGCCCGCATCGGCGCCTACCAGTGGGACACCCGCCTGACGCCGACGGTGCTCGCACTGCTCGAGGGTGTCGCCGACCTGACCGGTCTGCCGCTCGACGTGGACGACCCGCTGGCGATCGACCGGCTCATCGGGGCGCTCGGTCCGGCCCGTCGGTTCGTCGGCTCGTCGATCCGCACCCTCGCCAACCCGACGCAGCTGCAGGCCGGCTACAAGTCGAACGTCATCCCCGGTCGCGCGACGGCGACGATCGACGTCCGCCCGCTGCCCGGCGACCACGAGGACGTGCTGGCCACGGTGCGCGAGCTCGCGGGCCCGCACGTGCGGGTGGAGCCGGAGCACATCGACATCGGCCTGGAGGTGCCCGCGACGGGCGGACTCGTCGACACCATGACCGACGTGCTGCGCGCCCAGGACCCCGGGGCCGTCGTGCTGCCCTACATGCTGTCCGCGGGCACCGACAACAAGTCGCTGGCCCGGCTCGGCATCACCGGCTACGGCTTCGCGCCGCTGCGGCTGCCGGCGGACCTCGACTTCACGGCGCTGTTCCACGGCGTCGACGAGCGGGTGCCCTCCGACTCGCTGCGGTTCGGCGTCCGGGTGCTGGACGGCCTGCTGCGGGAGGCCTGAGCCCCGCGCGGCGCCCGGCCGCAGGGGTCAGTCCCCGAACGCCCCGAGCGTCGACCGGACCCGGATGATCCGGCGCCGCAGCCACACCTTGCGCTCCCCGCCGGAGTAGAGCAGCGTCCGCGCGAGCTCCCAGCGGCCGTACTCCGCCTCGTCGGTGAGCAGCCGCCGGGCGTCGTTGCGGCTCGTGCTCCGGGGGATCGTGAGGACGCGGTACTCGTACTGCCGTGCCGCCTCGGGGGAGTCGGGCCGCTTCGCGCCCTGGTCCGTGCGTGCCATGCGCACCGCCTTCCGCTGACGTCGTGGGTGCCATTGTGCCTGGTGCGGCGCTACGGTCATCGCATGGCTATCGACCCGCGCGCGGCGCTGGACCGGCTCATCGCTGCCCTGGAGGCGCACTACACGGCCGTGGCGACCCGTCGGGGCGAGGACGACCCCGCCGTGGACGACGCGTACGACGTGCTGGCGGACGCCTTCGAGGTGTACGACGACGCGCTCGGCACCGTGCACGGCGAGGCCACGCCGTTCTACCTCGCGGAGGAGGACGACGAGGACGACGAGGACGACGACGCCACGGACGACGACGACCTCGACGACCTGCCCGAGTACGCGTACGACGACGAGGACGACGCGGTCCGTCCCGGCTCCTGACGCGGCGGGTCCGGCCCGCGGACGTCAACGGCGCTCGGGGTACCCCAGGCCCGGTGCGCTGACCTCGTCGAGCGCCCGCAGGATCTCCGGGGGCAGCTCGACGTCCTCGGCGGCGAGCGAGGCGCGCAGCTGCGCGGGCGTCCGCGCGCCGACCACCGCGGACGCGACCTGCGCGCGCACCCGCAGCCAGGCGAGCGCGACCTCCAGCGGCGCGCGCCCGAGCCCGTCGGCGGCCGTGACGACCGCCTCGACGACCGCGGCGGCCACCGACCCCAGGTAGGGCTCCACGAACCCCGCCAGGTGCGGGGACGCCGCGCGGGAGTCGGCGGGGACGGTGCGCCGGTACTTGCCCGTCAGCACCCCGCGGCCGAGCGGCGACCACGCGAGGACGCCGATGCCGAGGTCGGCGCAGGCGGGCAGCACCTCCCGCTCGATGCCGCGCTGGAGCAGCGAGTACTCGGCCTCCACGGCGGCGAGCCCGGGGTCGTCGCCGAGCAGGGTGGCCGCGCGGGCGACCTGCCAGCCGGCGTGGTTCGACAGCCCGACGTAGCGGGCGCGCCCCGAGTCCACCGCGCGGCGCAGGGCGCTCACGGTCTCCGCGAGGGGCGTGCGGGGGTCGGGCGTCTGCACCAGCCACAGGTCGACGTGGTCCGTCCCGAGGCGGCGGAGCGACGCGTCCAGCGTGTCGAGCAGGGCGCCCCGCGACGCGTCCACGACGCCGCCGTCGGGGGTGCGACGCACGCCCGCCTTGGTGCACAGGACGACGTCCTCGCGCGCGACGACGTCCCCGAGCAGCGACCCCAGCAGCTCCTCCGCGCCGCCGTCGGCGTAGGACGCGGACGTGTCGACGAGCGTGCCGCCGGCCTCCGCGAAGTCGCGGAGCTGCTCGGCCGCGTCGTGCGCGTCGGTGTCCCGGCTCCAGGTCAGCGTCCCGAGGCCGAGGTGGGAGACCCGCAGGCCGGTCCGTCCGAGCTGGCGCTGTTCCATGCGCCCGAGCGTATCCGGGTGCCCAGGGCCAGCCGCTATCGTGGCGCCTCGTGGCTGCGCGCATCGAGAACGGGACCGTCGCATGAACGTGTTCGAGGCGGTGGTCCTCGGCCTCGTGCAGGGCCTCACGGAGTTCCTACCCGTGTCGTCGTCCGCGCACCTGCGCATCGTGGGGGAGCTGATCGGCTCCGGCGACCCGGGTGCGGCGTTCACCGCGATCACGCAGATCGGGACCGAGACGGCCGTGCTGCTGTACTTCCGCCGCGACATCGCCCGGATCTGCACGCACTGGTGGCGGGCGGTGCGCGGCGACCTCGGGTCGGACTGGCGGTCGCGGCTCGGGGCGCCGGCGGACGGCGAGGCGGACCCCGACGCGCGCATGGCCTGGTTCATCGCCCTGGGGTCTGTGCCGATCGTCGTGCTCGGCCTGCTGTTCCAGGACGCGATCGAGAAGCCGTTCCGCAACCTGTGGCTCATCGTCCTGACGCTGGCCGGGTTCGCCCTGGTGCTGGACTGGGCGGACCGGCGCGGGCGCCGGAGCCGGCCGCTCACCGGGCTGACGCCGCGGCACGCCGTGTGGTTCGGGCTCGCGCAGGCGATGGCCCTGGTGCCGGGCGTGTCCCGGTCCGGCGGCACCATCACCGCCGGCCTGCTGCTCGGCTACACGCGCGAGGCCGCCGCCCGATACTCGTTCCTGCTCGCGATCCCCGCGGTGCTCGGGTCCGGTCTCTACCAGCTCGGGTCCAGCGTCGGGGACTTCGGCACGCCCGGGACGCCCGGGCTGGGGGTGACGCTCGTCGCGACGCTGGTGGCGTTCGTGGTCGGGTACGTGGTGATCATCGGGTTCCTGAAGATCGTGTCGACGTACTCCTACCGGCCGTTCGTGGTCTACCGGATCGGCCTCGCGGTGGTCGTGGCGCTGCTGCTCGTCACGGGCGTGCTCGACCCGCTCGCGGGCGCCTGACGCCTGCGGGTCAGCGCCGGTCCGGCCCCGCACCCCGTCGTGGGCGCCCTCGCGCGGCGCGCCAGCCCCGCACCTCGAGCACCAGCGCGACCAGCAGGGCCACCAGCGCGCCGGCCCACAGCGGTGCCGCGACCTCGCGTCCGGGCGGGGTCAGCGCCAGCACCACGAGCGCCGCGGCGACGACGAGCAGCCAGGGGACGGGTCGGGGCACGGTCGGCTCGCTTCCGGCGGGGGCGTGAGGGTGTGCCAGCGTAGCCGCGGCCCGGTTCACAGCCAGCCGGACCGCTTGAACAGCCGGTAGAGCACGAACGCCGCGCCGGCCATGAGCAGCACCGAGAGCGGGTAGCCGGCGAGCCAGTGCAGCTCCGGCATGTGGTCGAAGTTCATGCCGTACACGCCCGCGATCAGCGTCGGGACCGCGATGATCGCGGCCCAGGCGGAGATCTTGCGCATGTCCTCGTTCTGCCGGACCGAGACCTGGGACAGGTGCACATTCAGCATGTCGCCGAGCAGCCGGTCGTGGCTGTCGAGGTGGCGGTCCACCTTCCCGAGCGCGGTGTCGAGCCGGCGCATCCACCGCATGGTGCGCGTCTCGCGCCGGCTGTCCTCCTGCTCGGCGACCAGCTCGGGGAACGCGGCGAGCAGCGGGACGAGGGCGCGACGCGCCTCGGCGATCTCGCGCTTGAGGTCGTACACCACCGCGGCCGGGTCGTCGGAGGCGGGTGTGAAGACGATCTGCTCGACGTCGGCGACGGCCTCCCCGACGCCGACCTCGACGTCCCCGGCGCGGCGCACGAGCGACATCAGCGCGGCCGCGAACACGTGGCTGGGGACGTCCTGCGGGAGCCGCTCCGGATCGCCGAGGTGCTCGAGCACGTCGGCGAGCAGGCCCCCCGGTCCCTCCTCCGCGGTGATGGTCACGTCGTCGACGACGAGGGCCGCCCAGGTGCCGGTCCGCACGTCACGGGTCCGGGCGTCGTAGGCGAGCGTCGGGCTCACGAGGTAGCGGCCGCCGCCGGGCAGCCGCCGCAGCTGCGGGTGGCGCGGGTCGCCCTGGCCGCCGTCGACCGACCGGCGGACCACCGAGTCCGGGATGCCGGCCTGCCGCGCGGCGTCCGCGAGACCGGCCACCGCGTCGACGTGCACCCAGGCGCTGGGTGGCTCGGCGGCCGCCAGCAGCCCCAGCAGCCCCTCCGGCGGTGTCGCCGCCCACCCGTCGTCGCCGTGGACCCACGCATGCTCCATGCGGCGGATTGTCCCGGGGGCCGCCCGTGTCCGCCCGGCGACGCGCCGCCCCGGGGCCACGGTCACCCGGCCGGGCCCGCACGGACGCGGGCGGCAGCACCCCGGACCGCCGACTACGCTCGACGCCGTGCTCACCTGGCCCGCCCCGCAGATCCCGCAGCTCCCCGGCCAGGGAGGGCCCGTGCGCGTGCGCGACACCTCGAGCGGCGAGCTCGTGGTCGCCGCACCGGGCACGGACGCGACGCTGTACGTGTGCGGCATCACGCCGTACGACGCGACGCACCTCGGGCACGCGGCGACGTACGTGGCCTTCGACCTGCTGGTCCGCGCGTGGCTCGACGAGGGCAAGCGTGTCCGCTACGCGTCGAACGTGACGGACGTCGACGACCCGCTGCTGGAGCGTGCCGAGGCCACGGGGGTCGACTGGCGGGAGCTCGCGGCGGACCAGACCGCGCTGTACCTGGAGGACATGACCGCCCTGGGCGTCGTGCCGCCCGACGTGTACACGGGAGCCGTCGAGGCGGTGCCCGACGTGGTGGCCGCGGTCGACGCGCTCGTGGCGGCCGGGGCCGCCTACGTCGTCGGGGTCCCGGACGCCCACGGCGAGGGCACGGGCGACGTGTACGCGGACCTCTCGGTCGACCCGGCGTTCGGGCGGGTCGCGCGGCTGGACCGGGCCGCGATGCTCGCGCTGTTCGGCGAGCGGGGCGGCGACCCCGACCGGCCCGGCAAGCGGGACCCGCTCGACCCGCTGCTGTGGCGGGCGGCGCGCCCGGGCGAGCCGTGCTGGGACGGCGGCGACCTGGGTCGCGGGCGGCCCGGCTGGCACATCGAGTGCGCGGTCATCGCGCGCGACGGCCTGGGCCTGCCGTTCGACGTGCAGGGCGGCGGGTCGGACCTGCGGTTCCCGCACCACGAGATGAGCACGTCCCACGCCCGGCTGATCGACGCCGGCCACGGGGCGCGGACGCACGTGCACACCGGGATGGTGGGCCTGGACGGCGAGAAGATGAGCAAGTCGCTCGGCAACCTCGTGCTGGTGTCGGAGCTGCGCGCCCGGGGCGTGGACGCCATGGCGGTGCGGCTGGCGATCCTCGACCACCACTACGCCGCGGACTGGGAGTGGACCGAGGACGCGCTGGTCTCCGCGCAGGCGCGCCTGGAGCGGTGGCGCGCCGCGGTCTCCGGGAACGGCGGGCCCTCGGCGGACGCCACCCTCGCCGCCGTGCGGGCGGCCGTGGCGGACGACCTGGACGCTCCGCGGGCGCTGCGGGCCGTCGACGCGTGGGCGGACGCCTCGCTCGCGGGTGCCGAGGACGAGCAGGGGGCGCCGGGCGTCGTCGCCCGCGCCGTCAACGCGCTGCTGGGCGTGCGGCTGTAGCCGCCGACGCCGTCCGGACGGGGACCGGCGTCAGCCGCCGATGCCCTTGTCGCGGCGGCGCAGGTAGCGCTCGAACTCCTGGGCGATCGCCTCGCCGCTCGCCTCGGGGAGCTCCGCGGTGTCCTTGGCCTCCTCCAGCTGGCGGACGTACTCCGCGATCTCGGAGTCCTCGTCCGCGAGCTCGTCGACGCCGGCCTGCCACGCGGCGGCGTCCTCGGGCAGGTCGCGGAGCGCCACGGTCTCGCCGGTGAGGGCCTCGATGCGGTGCAGCAGAGCGAGCGTGGCCTTGGGCGACGGCGGGTGCGCGACGTAGTGCGGCACCGCCGCCCACAGCGACACGGTGCGCAGCCCGCGCGCGGCGGCTTCGTGCTGCAGGACGCCGACGATGCCGGTCGGGCCCTCGTACGAGTTCGCGTCGAGGCCGAGCGCCTCCCGGACGTCCGGGTCCTCGCTCGTGGCGGTGACCGGGATGGGCCGGGTGTGCGGCACGTCCGCCAGCAGCGCGCCGAGCGTCACGACGGTGGTCGCGCGCAGGCCCTGCGCGATGTCCAGCAGCTCGCCGCAGTAGCGCCGCCACCGCATCGAGGGCTCGATGCCGTGGACGAGCACGATTCGCCGGCGTGACTGCGGGGCCGTGGCGACGGCGACCGCGGTGCTCGGCCAGGTGATCTCCCGGCGACCGTCGGGGCCCGCGGCGATCACGGGTCGGTTGACCTGGAAGTCGTGGTACTCCTCCGGGTCGAGCTCGTCGACCTGCTCCGCGCCCCACACCTCGTGCAGGTGCTCGAGGGCCTGGCTCGCGGCGGAACCCGCGTCGTTCCAGCCCTCGAAGGCCGCCAGGAGGATCGTCTCCTGCTCGGGGAGCCCCGCGGGGCCGCTCGCCTGCTCGGTCATCGTGCCAGCGTAGGACGTGCACGGCCCGGGTGTCGGACCGTGCAGGGAGAATGGACGGTGTGCCGTTCGTCCTCGTCGCTGCCGATCCCGAGCGGCCCGGCGGTGCCGTGCTGCGCGACGTCGCCGGGACCGCCGAGGCCGTCGCCGGCGTGGCCGGTCCCCCGGAACGGGTGGCGGGGCCGGACCTGCCCGCCGCGGTGGCGGACCGGGAGCGGAGCCGCCCGCGCTGGGTCTGGGACGACACCGAGCACTGGTACCCGGCCCTGCTCGCCGCGGGTGTGCGTGTGGAGCGGGCGCACGACCTGCGGCTCTGCCACGTCGTGCTGCGGCGCAGCACCCGGTGCGCGGGGACGGCGTTCGCCGACGAGCCGGACGGACCGTGGGACCGCGCCTCGCCGGCGGTCGAGCAGCCCGACGCCGCCGAGCCCAGCCTGTTCGACGACCTGACGGCCCCGGAGCCGGCGGACGCGCCGGACGTGCCGGGCGAGCTGAGCCGGCAGCTGCGCGTGCTGGAGGCGTGCGGGGACGACGGCCGGCTCCGGCTGCTGCTCGCTGCCGAGTCGGCCGGTGCGCTGATCGCGGCGGAGATGCGGCACGACGGGCTCCCGTTCCGCGCGGACGTGCACGACGCCCTGCTGACGCGGCTGCTCGGACCCCGGCCGCGCGACGGCGAGCGCCCGGCACGGCTGGCGGCGCTCGCCGGCGAGGTCGCGAGGGCGCTGGACCGGCCCGGGCTCAACCCGGACTCCCAGCCCGAGCTGCTGCGGGCGCTGCGCGCGGCCGGGCTGGACGTCGAGTCGACCCGGACCTCCGAGATCCGTGCGCAGGACCACCCGGTGCGCGAGCCGCTGCTCGAGTACAAGAAGCTCGCCCGGCTGCTGTCCGCGAACGGCTGGGCGTGGATGGACCGCTGGGCGCGCGACGGCCGGTTCCGCCCCGACTACGTGCCCGCCGGCGTGGTGACCGGCCGGTGGGCGAGCAGCGGCGGCGGCGCGCTGCAGCTGCCCGCGGGCATCCGGGCGGCCGTGCGCGCCGACCCGGGGTGGCGACTGGTCGTGGCCGACGCCGCGCAGCTCGAGCCGCGGGTGCTGGCCGCGATGTCGGGCGACGAGGCGATGGCGGCGGCCGGCCGGCACGCGGACCTGTACGCGGGGGTGGTGGAGGCGGGCACCGTCGCGGACCGGCAGCAGGCCAAGTACGCGATGCTCGGGGCGATCTACGGTGCGACGACCGGGGCGAGCGCGGTGCTCATGCCGCAGCTGGCGCGTGCCTATCCGCGCGCCGTCGCGCTGGTCGAGGAGGCCGCGCGGGCGGGGGAGCGCGGCGAGCAGGTGACGACGTGGCTCGGGCGGTCCTCCCCGCGGCCGTCCGCCGCGTGGCTGGCGGCGCGGCAGGCGGCCTCCGCGGAGGGTGCGGCGCCGGAGGACGTGCGTGAGGTCCGCCGGCGCGCGCGTGACTGGGGCCGCTTCACGCGGAACTTCGTCGTGCAGGGCACGGCGGCGGAGTGGGCGCTGTGCTGGATGGCGGAGCTGCGGCGCCGGCTGCGCGAGCTGCCCGGCCGGCCGCACCTGGTGTTCTTCCTGCACGACGAGGTGATGGTGCACGCACCGGTGGACGTGGCGGAGCAGGTCGCCGTGATCGTCCGGGAGGCCGCGGTGGAGGCGGGCCGGCTGCTGTTCGGGCCGACGCCGGTCGAGTTCGCCCTGGACGTTTCGGTGGTGGACACGTACGCGGACGCCGTGTGACGATGCGGAGGTGGGTAGACCGGTCTACCCACC is a window encoding:
- the mshC gene encoding cysteine--1-D-myo-inosityl 2-amino-2-deoxy-alpha-D-glucopyranoside ligase; translation: MLTWPAPQIPQLPGQGGPVRVRDTSSGELVVAAPGTDATLYVCGITPYDATHLGHAATYVAFDLLVRAWLDEGKRVRYASNVTDVDDPLLERAEATGVDWRELAADQTALYLEDMTALGVVPPDVYTGAVEAVPDVVAAVDALVAAGAAYVVGVPDAHGEGTGDVYADLSVDPAFGRVARLDRAAMLALFGERGGDPDRPGKRDPLDPLLWRAARPGEPCWDGGDLGRGRPGWHIECAVIARDGLGLPFDVQGGGSDLRFPHHEMSTSHARLIDAGHGARTHVHTGMVGLDGEKMSKSLGNLVLVSELRARGVDAMAVRLAILDHHYAADWEWTEDALVSAQARLERWRAAVSGNGGPSADATLAAVRAAVADDLDAPRALRAVDAWADASLAGAEDEQGAPGVVARAVNALLGVRL
- a CDS encoding PAC2 family protein, which codes for MTEQASGPAGLPEQETILLAAFEGWNDAGSAASQALEHLHEVWGAEQVDELDPEEYHDFQVNRPVIAAGPDGRREITWPSTAVAVATAPQSRRRIVLVHGIEPSMRWRRYCGELLDIAQGLRATTVVTLGALLADVPHTRPIPVTATSEDPDVREALGLDANSYEGPTGIVGVLQHEAAARGLRTVSLWAAVPHYVAHPPSPKATLALLHRIEALTGETVALRDLPEDAAAWQAGVDELADEDSEIAEYVRQLEEAKDTAELPEASGEAIAQEFERYLRRRDKGIGG
- a CDS encoding CorA family divalent cation transporter codes for the protein MEHAWVHGDDGWAATPPEGLLGLLAAAEPPSAWVHVDAVAGLADAARQAGIPDSVVRRSVDGGQGDPRHPQLRRLPGGGRYLVSPTLAYDARTRDVRTGTWAALVVDDVTITAEEGPGGLLADVLEHLGDPERLPQDVPSHVFAAALMSLVRRAGDVEVGVGEAVADVEQIVFTPASDDPAAVVYDLKREIAEARRALVPLLAAFPELVAEQEDSRRETRTMRWMRRLDTALGKVDRHLDSHDRLLGDMLNVHLSQVSVRQNEDMRKISAWAAIIAVPTLIAGVYGMNFDHMPELHWLAGYPLSVLLMAGAAFVLYRLFKRSGWL
- a CDS encoding aldo/keto reductase, whose translation is MEQRQLGRTGLRVSHLGLGTLTWSRDTDAHDAAEQLRDFAEAGGTLVDTSASYADGGAEELLGSLLGDVVAREDVVLCTKAGVRRTPDGGVVDASRGALLDTLDASLRRLGTDHVDLWLVQTPDPRTPLAETVSALRRAVDSGRARYVGLSNHAGWQVARAATLLGDDPGLAAVEAEYSLLQRGIEREVLPACADLGIGVLAWSPLGRGVLTGKYRRTVPADSRAASPHLAGFVEPYLGSVAAAVVEAVVTAADGLGRAPLEVALAWLRVRAQVASAVVGARTPAQLRASLAAEDVELPPEILRALDEVSAPGLGYPERR
- a CDS encoding undecaprenyl-diphosphate phosphatase; this translates as MNVFEAVVLGLVQGLTEFLPVSSSAHLRIVGELIGSGDPGAAFTAITQIGTETAVLLYFRRDIARICTHWWRAVRGDLGSDWRSRLGAPADGEADPDARMAWFIALGSVPIVVLGLLFQDAIEKPFRNLWLIVLTLAGFALVLDWADRRGRRSRPLTGLTPRHAVWFGLAQAMALVPGVSRSGGTITAGLLLGYTREAAARYSFLLAIPAVLGSGLYQLGSSVGDFGTPGTPGLGVTLVATLVAFVVGYVVIIGFLKIVSTYSYRPFVVYRIGLAVVVALLLVTGVLDPLAGA